The Anaerolineales bacterium region CCTGCGCGGGCGGTTGCACGCCCGGCGGGTAAGGTATATCGCCCGGCTGGCCGTACCAGTCACACACGGCAATCCCACCGGTCTGCTCGCCGGCCACCACGTCAAAGCTCACCAGTGAATGGTCAGTGCAATCCACGCTCAGTCCACAGGCGACAGCCTGTGAATAGCTGCCGCCATAGCTGAAGTCAGGCAGCCAGGCATAGGCTGTGTAGCTGCCCGCCTCGAGCTCGGCCGAGAATGCCATCTGGTTCAGGGAGATCGGTACCTCTACCGGCTCTGCCGCTCCGTCGCGCTGCAAGTACACCGTCATCTCGGGGATGAAAGACGAGGGGTAGCACACTGAGCCTTCTACAGTACCCAGCTGTGGCCCGGCAGTCTCTAGTGCGGGCGGGTTTGCCGCCTGGCTGGTTTGCAGAGCAGCGGCCACCAGGGTGGCCACGGCAGCGTCATCTGCATCGCCGCTGGGCGCACAACCCGCCAACAGCAGCGCAAGGATGAATACAACTGAAACAATTCGGGTGCTCATAGCTCTTGCTCCTCAGATATGGGTAAAAAGGCACTATGGGCATTATATATGAGCGAGCACACTGGAATTGTGCCAGTGCGCTCGCTTAAGAGTGGAGATGGCGGGAATCGAACCCGCGTCCGAATGATTAGAGTTCTGAACGTCTACGAGCGTAGTCGGTTGTATTGTCGCTGCATGGCCCACAACAGACAAGGGGGTCCACGCAGCCATCCGCTTTGTCTTAAGCGCACGATACGGAAGCGTGCACAGCACCCCGGCATTGTCTCGCCTGTTCCCACCCAGCCGAGGAGAGGGCGGGGCAGACGCAACTCACGAGGAGTTGGACAGTTCTTTGCTAGCCGGTATTACGCGGCGAGCGGGAGAGCTGCGTATTCAGTGCGGTTGGCACTTAAGGTTTGCGCTGAGTTAACGAGGTCGGCGCCTCTCGGCTCGCAGTTCAGACCCAGCCTCAATCGTCGAAGCCAGTCATCCCCATGCAGGCCCAGATTATAGCAGGGCAGTGTTTGAGCTTTCTTAGAACTAGCCCGCCGGCCCTAGCAGTTCCACCCGGTTGCCGTCCTGGTCAGCCAGCGCAATGCCCGGCTGCCCGTCGCGTTCCATGTCCTCGTAGGCGTACTGAGCGGCCTGCACGCGCTGCAGCACCGCCTGCCAGCCGGCCTCATCAGAGATGCGATAGGCGTATGAGCGCAGGCCGGTCATGTCCTCTTCGCGGCGCGAGGCGTTCTGGCTGTGCCAGGTGTTCGCGCCCAGGTGGTGGTGGTAGCCGCCCGCGCTCAGGAAGATGGCGCTGGGCCAGTTGACAATGATGTCCATGCCCAGCAGGTTGTTGTAGAACGCCGCCGTGGTGGCCGTGTCGGACACTTGCAGGTGCATATGGCCAATGTCGGTGCTGGGGTCGATTGCACCCGCTTGGGCGGCCGCCTGGTCGGCTTCTTCGATCAGCTTGTGCAGGTCCAGCGGGGCGTTGGCCATTTCCAGTGAACCGTCGCCCAGGCGCGGCCACTGGTCGCGCGGGCGGTCTCGGTAGATCTCGATCCCGTTGTTTTCTGGATCAGCCAGGTAAATCGCCTCGCTGACCAGGTGGTCAGAGGCGCCTTGCAGCGGCCAGCCCGCTGAGACGATCCGCAGCAGGGTAGTGGCCAGCGGGGTGCGGCCGGTGAAGCGAAAGGCCGTGTGGTACAGACCCGTACGCGCTTGCGGTACAAGCCGGGCGCCCTGGCGCTCGGTCAGGGTCAGCAGGGCGGGCAGCTGCCCGTTGGCGCTCAGGCGCGTGCGCCCATCGGCTGAGTCAATGATCTGGAAGCCCATCAAGCCGCCGTAGAAGGCGCTCATGCGCGCCAGGTCGGCCACCTGCAGCTCTACATGGGCGATCTGGGTATCCGGGTGAATTTTGAAGTCGTTCATAGGCTTGACATATAGACGGCGGCCAATTATGCTTTATTACATAGATGGCCGTCTATTTATACCTTGTATGAAAGGAGCTGGTTATGTTTACACCTGATGAGCAGTTGAACGTCGTGGAAAGCGGTTGTTGCTGCGGCGGCACTGGCTGCTGCTAACTGGTAGGATCGCTTTTAAGAAACAGCGTGGCCAGTTGCATTGCAGCTGGTCACGTTGTTTATTTAAGCTGTTCGGCTGCTTTGCTTTCAGGCGCAAAGGTGCTGATCAGCTGGCCGCAGCACATCGCCACCCGCTCTTGGTTCAGCGTGTAGTAGGTGTTCTTACCCTCCTCGCGCACCTGCACCAGCTCTGCCTCACGCAGTAAGGCCAGATGGTGAGACACCGTAGGCTGGCTCACCTTCACCGTCCTCACGATCTCGTTCACATTCTTCCACTCGCAGCAACAGGTCTGCATGATCTGCTGGCGAGTGGGGTCGGCCAGCACTTTGGCGAACGCCACGGGGTCCATGCTCTTGGTCTTCATATTGACTGCTCTCTATGCAGTCTACTTGCCTTAAGGGTGAATGTCAATTCGTAGCTATTGTCACTGTTGCGTCCTGTGGCTCGCAATGATGGGCTTTAGCAAGCATGCTGCGCCCTACATAACCGTGTCATTCCGACCGGGTTTGTATACTTGCACCAGACCGCCGGACCCGCATCAGGGAGGAATCCTTCTCACCATATCTTCCTCGCAACGCCAGTTATCCAAACTCGCGCCTTCAGTACCCTCATGCACATTCCTTGACAAACACTCCAATATCCCCAATCCACCATCCACCACCAAATCCGTGTACAACCACACTCGGATGCCAGCCAATCAATTGACCTACCTGTCAAGTGTTCCTAAGCTCGGCCTCATAGATTCCAGATATCTTTTTGGTTGCACCCCATACCCCTACACCAAAAACAACAACATCTTTGGAGCTTTGCGCTAAGTGCAGCTAAGCTGTTAACATGTGCCCTATGCGTGTCCTTGCCCTCAGTGACCAGGTCCTCGACTTCGTCTACACTCCCAGCGCCGCCCAACGCTTCAGTGCCGTCGACATGGTCATTGGCTGCGGCGACCTGCCGTACTACTACCTTGAATTCCTGGTGGATACCCTGCACAAGCCGGTTTTCTTCGTGCGCGGCAACCATGCGCCCAATGTCGAATACTCCCAAACCGAGGAGCGCGAGGCGCCCTGGGGCGCCATAGACCTGCACCGCAAGGTGGAGCATCACAAGGGGCTCATCCTCGTCGGCTTTGAAGGCAGCCTGCGCTACCGCCGTGGCCCTTTCATGTATACGCAGGGAGAGATGTGGATGATGGTTTTGGGCATGCTGCCGCGCTTCCTCTACAACCGCTTGCGCTATGGCCGCGCCTTGGACGTGCTCGTCACCCATGCGCCCGCCTGGGATGTCAGCGACCGCCAGGATACGGCCCACCGTGGCTTCAAGGCCTTCCGCTGGCTGCTGCGCACCTTCAAGCCGAAATACCATCTGCATGGGCACATCCACCTGTATGACCGTAACGAGCCGGCCATCGTGGAGTTCGAGGAAACCCGCGTCATCAACGCCTACGGCTACCAGGAGCTGGAGTTAGCCCCATGAACAACTACTCCTCAGCCATGAGCGATTTCAAACGCGCCCGCGGCCGTGCCGCGCTGCGTCAGGCGCTGGCGCGCCTGGGTGGCAGCCGCGCCGATGACCTGCTGCGCTTCGATGATGTGCGCAGAATGCTGGGCGGGACCAGCCAGCTGCCACGCGGCCTGCATGAGATTCCGCTGGATGCCATTGTGGGCAGCGTGGGCCGCTACGAGGACTTCAACCGCCAGTTCTTACCGCGCCAGGCCAGCCAGGGCAGCCGCTGGGCGCGGGTGCGCATGGCGGTGGAAGGGCAGGGCCTGCCGCCCATCGAAGTCTACAAGATCGGCGAGATCTACTTCGTGATGGATGGCCACCATCGCGTTTCGGTGGCACGTGAGGTGGGCGCCAGGACCATTGAAGCCTTCGTCACCGAAATTCCCACCCGCGTCAGCATATCGCCGGATGATGATATTGAAGACCTCATCATCAAGACCGAGCTGCACAATTTTCTGCAGGATACAGGGCTGGGTGACACGCGGCCGGATGTCGATTTCCGCGTCACGCTGCCCGGCCGCATCAACGAACTGCGCGAGCACATCGCTGTGCACCGCTACTACATGGGTGAGGAACTCGGCCGCGAGATTAGTGCGGCCGAAGCGGCCGCCCATTGGGCCGATGAAGTCTATGTGCCGGCCGTGCACGCCATCCGCCAGCTCGGCCTGCTGCGAGACTTCCCACAGCGTACCGAAGCGGATATGTACTTGTGGCTCATGAAGCACCGCTCCACATTGGAGAAAGAGTTGGGCTGGAACCTCGGCATCAGCGAGGCAGCCGCCCACGCCTGGAACCGCCTCGAGGGCAGCCCGCGCCGCTTTAGCTCGCGCGTGCGCCGTTGGCTGGGCAGCTGGATGCGCACGCCAGCCCCGCCGCTGCCCACCCAGTGGCGATTGCAGCGCGACGACTTGGATGAGAGCGAGACGCTCTTCCCGCGCCTGTTGGTGCCGCTCAGCGGCGAAGATGCCAGCTGGACCGCGCTGGATGTGGCCCTGCAAGTCGCCAAGCATGAGCGCAGCGAACTGCGCGGTGTGCATGTGCAGCCCGAAACCGGCGGAGATGACGCCCAATTGCAGCGCCTGCGCGGCGAATTTGAGCGCCGCGTGGCTGCCGCCGGGCTGCGCGGCAGCCTGGTGGTGGAGGAGGGCAATATCCATCGACGTGTGGAAGCCCGCAGCCACTGGAGCGATCTGGTGGTGCTGCATCTCAAGCATCCACCCGGCACGCGCCCGCTGGAGCGTCTTGTATCCGGCCTGCGCGCTTTCCTGCAACGCAGCCCGCGCCCGGTGCTGGTTGTGCCGGATAAGACTGCCATGCAGCACGCCCTGCTGGCCTACGACGGCAGCCGCAAGGCCCGCCAGGCGCTCTATCTGGCCGCCTACCTGGTGCGTCGCTGGGGCATCCAGCTCACCGTGCTCACTTCGCTGGAGAACAGCCTGCGGCCCACGCTGGCCCAGACCGGCGCCAAGAACTACCTGCTGGCACGCGGCGTCATCGCCGAATATGTGCAGCGCCGCGGCCGCGCCGCGCAGGCGATCCTGGACGTGGCCGCCGAGCGCGGCTGCGATTTAGTGCTAATGGGGGGCTATGCCCAGAGCGAATTCATGGAAGTGATGCGCGGCAGCAACCTGGATGTTGTGCTGCGCGAATACCGCGGCGCCATCTGGGTGTGCAATTAGGCCTGCCAACGCTGGCGGATCGGCTCGTCCTCCGTGTAGACGTTCATGAAGGCAAACTCCACCGAGAGCGCGAACAGAACGTAGCGCTCCGCAGGCATATAACTGGCCGCTGCCACCGCACGGGCGCGCTCGGCGGGGTCGGTCACCAGACGGCCATGCCCACGAACGTAGAATTCGCCTTCGCCGCCGTTGGAGTTTTCCACGCTGCAATGAAGGCTATATGCGCTGCCGCGTTGCAGATCTTTGCCCTTGGGGGAGGTTGGCTCCATGAACAGATACAGTTCGTCAGCCAATATCGGCGTAACGGGATGCACGCGCGGCGCACCTGCCGCTGACACTGTGGCAATATACGCCACCACGCCGTTCAAGCGGCTGGCGCCAAACGCAGCCAGGTCAGGCGCGCTGGCGGCAAAGTCAGCCCAACGCGTCAGCTCCATATGGCCTCCGCTGACAGCGCATCCAGACGCTCCACTTCTTCTTCGCTCAGGCTCCAGCTCAGCGCGCCGGCGTTCATCTCGGCCTGTTTGGCGTTCTTGGCGCCCGGGATCGCCAGCGTGCCCTTGGCGACGCACCAATTGAGCGCCACTTGCGAGATGGCCTTATCGCCATGCAGGGTCGCTATGCGCTGCATCTCAGCCAGCAGCGGCACCAGGCGGCCCAGCTTGCTGCGGCTGGTGATGCGCCGCGCCAGATCGGGCAACGGGTGCTGACGGCTGTACTTGCCGGTCAGCAGCCCCTGCGCCAGCGGGCTGTAGGCGATCACGGTGACTTTGTGGTCCTTGCACAGTTGCAGCAGGCTATTGCGCTCAGCGTTGCGGGCCAACAGACTGTAGGAGATCTGGTTGCTGGCCAGGCGCAGGCCGCGGCTCTCTAATACCTTGATGGCCTTCTCCATCTGGCGTGGCCCAAAGTTGGAGACGCCGATCTGCCCGATCAGGCCGGCCTCCACCGCATCGGCCATGCCGTGCAGCCAGGTGGCAAAGTGGCGCGGCGGGAACGGCCAGTGGATCTGATACAGCGGCAGCTTGCTTACGCCGAGGCGGCGCAAGCTGCCCGCCAAGGCGCGCGGCAAGCTGTTGCGCAGCACGCGCCAGGGGTACGGGAAGAACTTGGAGGCGATGAAGTGCTCTTCGGCGTTGGCAGCCGCAAAGCTGCCCAGCAACTCCTCAGAGCGGCCCGTGCCGTAGATCTCGGCCGTGTCGAAGAAGGTGACGCCGGCTTCCAGGCTGGCGTCGTATGCGGCGCGCAACTCTTCTTCTCCATAATCCCTGCCGTATGACCAAAACAGCGTGTCGCCCCAGGCCCAGGTACCCATGCCAATGGGCGCAACTTTGGGTCCGTCCTGCCCGATCTGGATCAGCTGCATTCTACGTATCCCTTCGTGGCTTAGTGTACACGCACTGCCAGAAGAAAAGAGCCCCGCTTTATTGCGGGGCTCTTTTCACTCTTGTTAGGGCAGGGTGATCGTCACCGATAGCGGCAGATGGTCTGACGCTGTCGTCAACGGGATGGCAAAGTTGCTGAAGCTCAGATCTGGCGAGATGAAAATGTAGTCGATCTGATGATCAGCGGCGAACGAGGGATAGGTGAAGGTGTTGGTCAGCCCACTCTCGCGTGAGATGTCGATGAAGCCGCCACCCAGCATCACGTCCAGCGCCAGCGAATCAGGCAATGAGTTGAGGTCGCCCATCACCATGGTGGCCGGGCGGCCGGCGGCCACGTCCACCAGCACCGAAGCCTGCTGGGCACGGATGTCATCCTGGCCGGCTTTCTCGCTGAAGTGCGTGTCAATTACGGTCAGGGTTTGCCCGTTCACCTCAACTTCGGCGTACAGATAGCCGCGCAGCAGCAGCACATCCTCAGGTGGCAACGGGTTGTTGGTGTAGCTGGTGATCGGCAGGCGCGTCAGGATGGCATTGCCCCATTGGTGGTCGGCGGTTGGCCCCCAGATGTATTGCATATCCAGGCGCTGCGCCAGCCATTCCAGCATGTCCATGCCGCCCCAGATCAGCCAACCGCGCGAGATCTCCTGCAAGCCGACAAGGTCGGCGCCGCTTTCCTCGATCACGCGGGCCAGCGCTTCAGGGTCCACGACGCCGTCGGTGTTCACCGCATCGTGAAGGTTGTAGTTGATCACGCGGATGGTGTTGCTCTCCGCCGGTTGGGCGCTGGGGCTCTTCCAGGCCAGGCTCAGCGCCAGGGGCACCACCAGCGCCACTGCCGCTAACGCAGCGGTGGAGTACAGCGGCTTGAACTCCTTGGCTTTGTCGGCGGCCTTGGAGCGCAGCGAAATCATAAGGAACAGGGTGATGAGCACCGCGGCCACAGGCAGCAACGTGCCGGAGCGGATGCCGAAGTCAATATCGTACGAGGCGTAATAGATAAAGGTCAGCAGCACGAAGAGAATGTGCCCGAGCCCGTTGAACAAGGTGCTGCGCAGCAAGCCAGGCTTGCCAGCTACGGCGCCAGCACCCGTGAAAATGAAGAAGCCCAGCGCCAGGCTGAAGATCTGGCCCAGAACAATGAACAGCAGCGGAACCAGCGGCTGGTTGAAGGCCAGCAGCAGCTGCGCCAGAACCAAGATGCCATACAGCAGTGCGTTGAGCAAAGTGCGCCTCGGTGCAACTTTGGCAATGTGCCAGAAGCCGATGGCATTGCCCAGCAGCAACGCCGCTCCGGCGGCGGGCGTGCTCCATGCGCTCATCGAGGAGAACATGGCTGTGTTCTGGAACACCATTAGCTGCAGGAACAGCCACGGCCCAACAGCCAGCAGCGCAGCCGAGCTGCCCCAACTGCCATCGGTGGCGGGCGGGGCGTCCTCCACCAGCTTGCTCAGGGTCCACAGCTGCAGGGCGGCCAGCGCCGCCACCAGCACCAACGCGAAGATGCCAGGCTGCCAGGAGAGGTCCAGCGTGCGGAAGGCGATCTGCAGGCTGCTATCCAGCACCAGGCCAAACAGCCAGCCGAAGCCGAGGTGCTGTGGGATATGGCCGCCGCGCGCCCGCGAAATGCCCACCGCCAGCGGGATCCACATCAGGAACAGCGCCGTGGCCGCCGCAGAAAGGTACAGGTCCATCAGCGCGGTTTGCGAAAGCTGCTCGGCCACCCGCAGGGCGGCCAGGCCGCCGGCGGTCAGCCACAGCGTGCGGCGCGTGCCCAGCAGGCGGTTGAGCGGGCCGGCCAGAAAGGCCAGGGCGAACACGCCCACCGCGATCGGCGCCAGGCTGAGCGAGCTCATGCCGGTTGAGTCGCGCAGGTAACCCACGAAGCCCACGAAGAGCACGCGCAGCTCTTGCAGGCCGAAGGTGACGGTGATGGCGGCGAATAGCCAGCGCACCCAATAAGATTTCAAGTCAGTACGAATAGTAGTAAGCATAGATTCCTTTCAAGGCGAGCTTAGCTAGCGTTCTTTCTCTTTTTGGCTTTTTGCTTGTAGGCGGCGTTCGGCTCTTGGAAGTATTGCTTGACCGCGCCGGGTTTATTGAGTTTGGCGGCAATATCTGGCCAGGTAGCCAAGAACACGGCTAGCGCCAATGTGATGACAAAGTAGGTGACCTCAATTGGCTGGCCGAACATCTGCAGGCTCACCAGCATGCCCACGAAGCCGATCGCGGCGGTCACCGTGATGTTGCCGGTGAGCCGTTGCACCACCCAGCCCAGCGCGAACATTATCGCCAGCTCGGGCCAAGCGGCCACCCAGGCCGCTGCGCCCATGGCAGTCGCCAGCCCTTTGCCGCCGCGGAAGCGCAGCCAGGCCGGCCAGTTGTGCCCGGCCACGGCGGCCGTGCCCGCCAGCATCCATGCCCAACTGCCGTCGCCCGCCAGCGTCTGGCCGATGGCCATGGCAGCCAGCCCCTTGGCGAAATCCAGCGCGCCGCCTAGCAGGCCCCAACCCAGGCCCAGGTTGCGGGTCAGGTTGCGCGTGCCGATGTTGCGGCTGCCAACCTGGGCAAGGTTTACACCGCCAACGGAGCGGGCAATGATATGCGCAAAGGGAATAGAGCCTAGCAAATAGCCGATCAATAATGCGAGAAGGAGTTGGGGCATTGGGTTATAGCTCGCCGTGGGATACGAACCAGGCCAGTGAGTCTCTCACCGTGTCAGCGAAGGGGCGGGCTTGCATGCCTAACTCCTGCTCGGCCTTGGCCGTATTATAAGGCTGCCAGCGGCGGATGCTGCGCAGGTGGTTGGCGGGCAGGGGGATGGTGGGGATGCGGTCGCCCAGCCAGACCACTGGGTCCACCAGCCACAACGGGATGGAGAAGCGCGGCGGCCGCCGCCCGGCCACCTGGGCCACGATGGTAAAAGCATCCTTGACCGAAAGGTTATGCCCGCCGAGGATGTAGCGCTCGCCCAGGCGGCCCTTGAGCGCTGCCTGGATGTGCGCATCCGCCACATCGCGCACGTCCACCACGTTGGCCTCGGCGGGCAACCAGGCTACGAAGTAGCCTTTGGCGGCCAGGATCAGCAGGCTGCCCAGGGTCTTGTTCAGGTCACCGGGGCCGAAGACCGCTGTGGGATTAGTGACCACCACTTCGAGTTGAGGCCCGTTGGCGGCCAGGGCTATCTGCTCCATCAATATCTTGGTTTCAAAATAGGCGCTCTCAGGAAAGTCGCCCAGCTGATAGACATCCCGCTCGTCGGCCAGGCGGCCGCCATCCGCGGGCACATTGGCAATACAAAATAGTGCCGAGGTATAGACCATACGCCGCACGCCGGCCGCTTTGGCCGTCGCCAACACCGTTTCCATTTCTGCCTGGGCTGCATCCAGATGCTGCTGGCGGGTGCGTTGGCGCTCACGGCGCGGGTAGTAGGCCGCAGCGTGGAAGAGTACATCCACGCCGGCCATGGCCTGCTGCAGGCTTGCCGCGTCGTTCAGGTCACCCTGCATCCACTCGATGGCTTCGCCATCTTCCAGATGCCCGCTGGACTGCGGCCTGCGCCGCAGGCCGCGCACCTGCCAGCCTTGCGCCAAGGCTGCCTTGGCAATGTGCCCGCCAATGAAGCCCGTTGCGCCGGTGACCAGAACCTTCATGGGCTGGATTATAAGGGCGCATTCAGTCATGGAGTAAGATGTACGGCCTTATGTACTGGGCGATGGAGTTCGCCCGCGCAGTGTTTGCTGCGCATAAACCGCCTGTTAGGCTGATGACTCCTATCTTTACAAAAGGAGTGTTAGTCATGAGCAATCTTTTGCTGGTAGGGCTTGGCGGAGCGGTTGGCGCAATCCTGCGCTACATCATTGGTACGCAAGTCCACGAGTGGTTCAAGCCCGGCGACTTCCCGCTGGGCACGTTACTGATAAATCTAAGCGGCTGTTTCCTGATCGGCTTGACATATGTGTGGCTCACCGAGCGCGGCCTGACGGGTGCGCACAGTCTGCTGCTCATTACGGGCGTGCTGGGCGGCTACACCACGATGTCCAGCTTCGGGCTGGAGCTGTTCCGCCTGCTGGGCAATGGCCAGCTCACTTTTGCGGCCATCTACTTCCTGCTTACCAACGCGGCCGGCCTGCTGGCGGTATGGGCCGGCCACCTGGTGGCCGGCCGGATTAACTAAAAAAAGCGCAGCCTATGGGCTGCGCTTTTTTTAAGGTTGTGAGATTTAGGGCTAGGCCTTGACGGCTTCACCGGCAATGAAGGTCTCGGTGTTGGTACGGGCCAAGTCGTCGGTGAACTGCTGCGGCGGGGTCTTCATAAAATAGGAAGAGGGTGCGATCAGCGGGCCGCCGATGCCGCGGTCCTGCGCCAGTTTAATGCAACGCACTGCGTCGATGACCACGCCAGCCGAGTTGGGCGAATCCCACACTTCCAGCTTGACTTCCATTTGCAGCGGCACATCGCCAAAGGCGCGGCCTTCCATGCGGATGTGGCACCACTTGCGGTCGGTCAGCCAGGGCACATAGTCGCTGGGGCCAACGTGCACGTCACCGCTGTCCAGTTCATACGGCAGCATGCTGGTGACCGCGCCGGTCTTTGAGATCTTCTTGGACTCGAGGCGCTCGCGCTCCAGCATGTTGTAAAAGTCCATATTGCCGCCAAAGTTCAGCTGGTAGGTGCGGTCCAGGTGTACGCCGCGTTCCACGAACAGGCGCGCCAGGGCACGGTGAGTGATGGTGGCGCCGACCTGGCTCTTGATGTCATCGCCAATGATGGGGATGTTGCGCTCGGCAAAGCGCTGGCCCCAATAGTCCTGGCTGGCGATGAACACGGGGATGCAGTTCACGAAGCCAACCCCGGCTTCCAGGATCTGTTCCACGTACCACTTGGTGGCCATTTCAGAGCCCACCGGCAGGTAACTCACCACCACATCCGTGCCTGTATCCTTGAGCACCTTCACAATGTCAGCGGTGGCGCCGGGGGCCTTCTCCACAACCTCGCGCAGGTATTTGCCCAGGCCATCATGGGTCATGCCGCGCTGCACTTCCACACCCAGGTGGGGCACATCGGCAAACTTGATGGTGTTGTTGGGGTAAGCCCAGATGGCCTCGCTCAGGTCTTTGCCAACTTTGGTGGCCACTACGTCAAAGGCGGCCGAGAACTCAATGTCTCGAATGTGATAGCCGCCGAGGTTTACGTGCATCAAGCCGGGCACTTCATCCGTGTCGGCCGCATTTTGGTAGTACTGCACGCCTTGCACAAGGGAGTTGGCACAATTGCCAACGCCAATGATCGCTACGCGTACTTTCGAAGAATTTTTTGCCATGTTTCTCCTTTGCAACGGTTAAATGATTATATACCTTGCGTCTCCGCTTTGATGTATAGGCCAACCGCGTAAAAAGTGCGGTTATGATTCTGGGCATGCAAGCATACTCACTGGCTGAGATCCAGGAAGCTCTCGCGCACAATCACCGCTTTGTGGCGGAGGATTTTGCCGCCATTGCCGGCGCGCAGTTCTACGCGCATCCGCCACAGGTGTGGTCGCCTGCCGAGAATCTGGCACACTTGTGCAAGACGGTGCGGGCAGCCACGCTGGCCTTCCGTGTGCCCGCTCGGCTCTCCGGGCTCATCTGGGGCTCGGCGGAGAGCAGCCGCAGTTACGCCGAACTTGTGACAAGCTATAAGGCCGTGCTGGATGGCGGCGTCGTGTCGCCGGCTGCCTATGTGGCGGAGTTGGACGGCGTGCTGCAGGATGAGGCCGCGGCCAAGC contains the following coding sequences:
- a CDS encoding aldo/keto reductase; its protein translation is MQLIQIGQDGPKVAPIGMGTWAWGDTLFWSYGRDYGEEELRAAYDASLEAGVTFFDTAEIYGTGRSEELLGSFAAANAEEHFIASKFFPYPWRVLRNSLPRALAGSLRRLGVSKLPLYQIHWPFPPRHFATWLHGMADAVEAGLIGQIGVSNFGPRQMEKAIKVLESRGLRLASNQISYSLLARNAERNSLLQLCKDHKVTVIAYSPLAQGLLTGKYSRQHPLPDLARRITSRSKLGRLVPLLAEMQRIATLHGDKAISQVALNWCVAKGTLAIPGAKNAKQAEMNAGALSWSLSEEEVERLDALSAEAIWS
- a CDS encoding VOC family protein, with product MNDFKIHPDTQIAHVELQVADLARMSAFYGGLMGFQIIDSADGRTRLSANGQLPALLTLTERQGARLVPQARTGLYHTAFRFTGRTPLATTLLRIVSAGWPLQGASDHLVSEAIYLADPENNGIEIYRDRPRDQWPRLGDGSLEMANAPLDLHKLIEEADQAAAQAGAIDPSTDIGHMHLQVSDTATTAAFYNNLLGMDIIVNWPSAIFLSAGGYHHHLGANTWHSQNASRREEDMTGLRSYAYRISDEAGWQAVLQRVQAAQYAYEDMERDGQPGIALADQDGNRVELLGPAG
- the crcB gene encoding fluoride efflux transporter CrcB gives rise to the protein MSNLLLVGLGGAVGAILRYIIGTQVHEWFKPGDFPLGTLLINLSGCFLIGLTYVWLTERGLTGAHSLLLITGVLGGYTTMSSFGLELFRLLGNGQLTFAAIYFLLTNAAGLLAVWAGHLVAGRIN
- a CDS encoding metallophosphoesterase codes for the protein MRVLALSDQVLDFVYTPSAAQRFSAVDMVIGCGDLPYYYLEFLVDTLHKPVFFVRGNHAPNVEYSQTEEREAPWGAIDLHRKVEHHKGLILVGFEGSLRYRRGPFMYTQGEMWMMVLGMLPRFLYNRLRYGRALDVLVTHAPAWDVSDRQDTAHRGFKAFRWLLRTFKPKYHLHGHIHLYDRNEPAIVEFEETRVINAYGYQELELAP
- a CDS encoding winged helix-turn-helix transcriptional regulator — protein: MKTKSMDPVAFAKVLADPTRQQIMQTCCCEWKNVNEIVRTVKVSQPTVSHHLALLREAELVQVREEGKNTYYTLNQERVAMCCGQLISTFAPESKAAEQLK
- a CDS encoding glycerol-3-phosphate acyltransferase; translated protein: MPQLLLALLIGYLLGSIPFAHIIARSVGGVNLAQVGSRNIGTRNLTRNLGLGWGLLGGALDFAKGLAAMAIGQTLAGDGSWAWMLAGTAAVAGHNWPAWLRFRGGKGLATAMGAAAWVAAWPELAIMFALGWVVQRLTGNITVTAAIGFVGMLVSLQMFGQPIEVTYFVITLALAVFLATWPDIAAKLNKPGAVKQYFQEPNAAYKQKAKKRKNAS
- a CDS encoding universal stress protein codes for the protein MNNYSSAMSDFKRARGRAALRQALARLGGSRADDLLRFDDVRRMLGGTSQLPRGLHEIPLDAIVGSVGRYEDFNRQFLPRQASQGSRWARVRMAVEGQGLPPIEVYKIGEIYFVMDGHHRVSVAREVGARTIEAFVTEIPTRVSISPDDDIEDLIIKTELHNFLQDTGLGDTRPDVDFRVTLPGRINELREHIAVHRYYMGEELGREISAAEAAAHWADEVYVPAVHAIRQLGLLRDFPQRTEADMYLWLMKHRSTLEKELGWNLGISEAAAHAWNRLEGSPRRFSSRVRRWLGSWMRTPAPPLPTQWRLQRDDLDESETLFPRLLVPLSGEDASWTALDVALQVAKHERSELRGVHVQPETGGDDAQLQRLRGEFERRVAAAGLRGSLVVEEGNIHRRVEARSHWSDLVVLHLKHPPGTRPLERLVSGLRAFLQRSPRPVLVVPDKTAMQHALLAYDGSRKARQALYLAAYLVRRWGIQLTVLTSLENSLRPTLAQTGAKNYLLARGVIAEYVQRRGRAAQAILDVAAERGCDLVLMGGYAQSEFMEVMRGSNLDVVLREYRGAIWVCN
- a CDS encoding endonuclease/exonuclease/phosphatase family protein, which codes for MKSYWVRWLFAAITVTFGLQELRVLFVGFVGYLRDSTGMSSLSLAPIAVGVFALAFLAGPLNRLLGTRRTLWLTAGGLAALRVAEQLSQTALMDLYLSAAATALFLMWIPLAVGISRARGGHIPQHLGFGWLFGLVLDSSLQIAFRTLDLSWQPGIFALVLVAALAALQLWTLSKLVEDAPPATDGSWGSSAALLAVGPWLFLQLMVFQNTAMFSSMSAWSTPAAGAALLLGNAIGFWHIAKVAPRRTLLNALLYGILVLAQLLLAFNQPLVPLLFIVLGQIFSLALGFFIFTGAGAVAGKPGLLRSTLFNGLGHILFVLLTFIYYASYDIDFGIRSGTLLPVAAVLITLFLMISLRSKAADKAKEFKPLYSTAALAAVALVVPLALSLAWKSPSAQPAESNTIRVINYNLHDAVNTDGVVDPEALARVIEESGADLVGLQEISRGWLIWGGMDMLEWLAQRLDMQYIWGPTADHQWGNAILTRLPITSYTNNPLPPEDVLLLRGYLYAEVEVNGQTLTVIDTHFSEKAGQDDIRAQQASVLVDVAAGRPATMVMGDLNSLPDSLALDVMLGGGFIDISRESGLTNTFTYPSFAADHQIDYIFISPDLSFSNFAIPLTTASDHLPLSVTITLP
- a CDS encoding NAD-dependent epimerase/dehydratase family protein — its product is MKVLVTGATGFIGGHIAKAALAQGWQVRGLRRRPQSSGHLEDGEAIEWMQGDLNDAASLQQAMAGVDVLFHAAAYYPRRERQRTRQQHLDAAQAEMETVLATAKAAGVRRMVYTSALFCIANVPADGGRLADERDVYQLGDFPESAYFETKILMEQIALAANGPQLEVVVTNPTAVFGPGDLNKTLGSLLILAAKGYFVAWLPAEANVVDVRDVADAHIQAALKGRLGERYILGGHNLSVKDAFTIVAQVAGRRPPRFSIPLWLVDPVVWLGDRIPTIPLPANHLRSIRRWQPYNTAKAEQELGMQARPFADTVRDSLAWFVSHGEL